A segment of the Phoenix dactylifera cultivar Barhee BC4 chromosome 15, palm_55x_up_171113_PBpolish2nd_filt_p, whole genome shotgun sequence genome:
TATTCCATGCATAAATAGAGAAGTGCAGCATCATTACAATGTCCCAGTTGAACTAATGACATGATAATTACATGAGGTTCCTGCAGATTACAGTTATGATCGCTTCTAGTAAttcaaagaaataaaatgaCGGGGACAAAAAGACCACATTTAATGCACACAACGAATGTCCCGTAAGTCATTTGACATGCATAAAATTTCAATGCTTGTGACTGAAACTTTGGACAAAAAACATTCTCAGAAAATCATTCGATGATAATTTACTCGAGGATTAAAGTACAATGCCCTCAAAAGGCAAGcttaaaaatttctatcaatctAGCAACAAGTAAATCAGGTGTTTCATGTATGAGATGAATCAATTAGCAAGTCACGTGGGACGCTCAAGTGTTTTCTTGGAAACAATTATCAACTTCACCACCCCTATCAGCGGTACACTGCAGACTGTCATCAATTTTACCTCTATAAAATGATTCATTTACATGGCAATGAACCTAGAAAAGAATCGAGTTATCTTAGGCCCTTCATTAGCCGGACACTGCAGCATTGAACTTCTCAGTGCCTCAATGTCTCCAAATGAAAAATCAGCACATTGCCTGCCAAACAAAGCAGCTTTGCAACCAATGAGTGCTAATTTTAACATCTCACCTCAAAACTGAATGTTAGTGAAAATATCCAATGAAATGCCTCGTGCTACTCCAGAATTTTCATAGTAATCCAGAACTTGATGATCATACCATTTAACAGGAGGAAAAAGAAGTGTCTGGAGAGCTTCAACTTGAGCCATGATACAAAGTGTACTATCACTAATGCTACCAATGGCAACCACTACCTGCTTCCAGTACTCCTTCTAGAAGACGAATCTagatatattattaaaaaaaaaacaaataaggcATCAACATTTTGCAGCATAGATAAGTTGGAAATGATTTTGCAAGTGTGCTATACCTCTTGAAGGCCTTTTTCCTTCCattgcttccttttttttttggcaacttCGGCAAAGGAATGGACCATCCCAAGGACGCAGTTTTCCATGTTGTGACGAACCGGCATGTACAGAAATTCCCTCACCCGGTTTCATCTCTACCTGGCAAACCGCACATATGAAAAGCTTGAACATGTTGCGTACTGGATATTCTGCATCTAACCTGCAGCATACAAGAATTTCATTAACCATTAATCATTTACCGTATAAACACTTATATCCCCCATTAAATGCTTGTCACAAACTCCAATGATATTTGTTGCAAATTGTTTTCTACAAGTTCATCAAGCTGGTATTATCATATGGTTCTATACAAGATGTTGGGCTGGGTTACCCTTGCAGCCATTATCTGTTTAGCTCTTTGGAtacaaagaaataaaagatTGTCTACAAACCAGTCTGATGGTGTTGTCGAAGTTGTGAATAAAGTGAAAGATTGCTAAGCCAGAGACAAAGTTCAGTGTTGTTGAGAAAAGTTGATCTTTATTCTTTTGTTTGTTCTATTTTTATGGTATTTCTTAATGCTGTTTGACTCTTTTGTATTTGCTGTACTTTTCATCTACTTAATGGAAGTGATTAGACACTGcctaattttttcaaaaaaaaaaaaaagataaaagtaaAACAACATATGCTTATAAATGAACATGTCATAACTATTCAATAAGGCTCCAGACCAAGCTCAAGGTGAAGCAAGGGTTGCCCAAAGCTGACCCAAAATGTATTCAGGCTCAGCCCAACCTTCAATTATAACAGTTCAAGCCTGAAGGCTCTAAGGTAGTCGGTCCAAGGCATACTTCCAGCCCTAAACAATACTACAAATCTTGCTTGACTTCTAATGTGATATATTAGAGTAAATATATTGGACTGAGAATCAATTTGACTCTTGAGCAGGGTCggcggaaccgtcccgaaccaGGCGGTTCCGGCCATTCCGAGCCATCCCGGGAGCTCACCGGGACGGTTCCGGCAACGAAAACAAAAACCATTGCCGGAggcagaagagaaggaaagagagaaaaagagcctTCGCCTGCTGCCCCGGCAACGGTCGCCGCcaacctccctccctctcttcgccttctctctcttttcctctctcgttCTCCCTCTACCCCACCTCTTGCACTGTGTCGGTGAAGGCTCGGCACAGCCCGGCACGGGCCCGTACTGACTCGTCCTGCCGAACAACTGGTACGGTGCCCGGTACCAGTTCTGCTGACATTACTCTTCAATTTATAACCGATTCCCTAAAAATGAATACAGCATCAAATATTCATTATATCAAATCTTGCCACCTTCCCTCTTTGGCTAGATAATGTCATGAAGAAATTCAGAGGATTACTTCTTGGTTGCATGAGATTGTATTAGAATGAACAAGGTAGGATTCCTGCTTGCCAAGTGGATTTTCAGGATTCATGGAAGCTCCTCTGCAGCAATTCAGCACCACTAAAGTCTGCTGAAGCTTCCTAAAGCATTCATGATTTACCATGCCCATTTAGACCAAAAAAAGGCTTGGATTGTGGTGATGTTCTATGATATGGTGATGGTGAAGAAAACAAGACAAAGAATCTAAAAGCATCATTAGTAACCACTGATTTAATGAAGAAAGAAATTTAAATATCAAGATCTAAATAAAAATACTGACCTTTTGGCAAGCATTGCAGATCCCTCCTCAAATATTTCTTCCACAACATCTGGCTGAGAATAGCCTCTATCTGAATGAGATGTTGACTCACAAGACCTTCTGCGAAACATATTCTTGAATACCCCCATCCCTTGCCTCTTTTGTGACGGAACAGCAGGAGTTACCTTCTCTGGAGGTAATATATCAACTACAATGCAGGTAGTATCGTCTCTTAGTCCTTTGACTTGCACAGCTTCCTGCAAATGAAGCTATATAAAATAACTGATAGAAACAGTCAGATGCAGCTCAAACAAAATGTAGGAAAACCATTAGGATGCAGTACTTTAACAATCTGATTTGCTGCAACATCTGCTGGCAGGCCACGGGAGCAATTAAGAGCTGCTTCAGAAGTCAAAGCATCCCATACACCATCACTTGAGATGATTAGACGAGCACCAGCATTCGATAGCTGCACTTATCATGTAGAATCCATTATCATGATCATGTTTCAGAACTGTCATAATAGATCATAATAAGGAACACAAAAGTTGTTATTCCAACAATAGGCATCAACATGCATAGTTACAGGTGACAATAAGTGTGCTATTCAAAAAGATAGATACAAGAAGAATGCAGCAGAGTGAATTATATCATCAGAGGACAATAATTATCAAATGTTTCTACTGATATACACTCCGCACAGTTGAGCAGACAAGTTTAAGTACTGTTGTATCATTCTATTGATAGAAAGCATGGCATCTGTGATCTGCCAACAGCACAGACACTTGCCATGCATAATGAAAAAGATATTACATTTGTCAAAGGACACCCATAAAAAGTGAATAAAGATATACCAATGAAACTTCTTTTCTCACTGACACTGCTTAAGATGCTCCAAAAAATAGATAAGTCTGTATGCCTAGTGGGTTCTTAGAAACTCAGATGTTAGCTCCACTGGAGATCTCATTTATGGACACAAGATTACACTTTGAATGTTGGAATGATAAGGAGAGGAAAAGCATATAGTCAGATGTTATGTTTCCAACCCAATCCATGTATGTTTACCATAATCCATATGAAATTGGGGACCacagaaatctcaaaattgcaAATCAGCAACCTCTGTCAACCCTAACATTTTAGCCCTGCCTCCTCTCCTGATATGGAGTAAAGATGTCACATTATACTTCCCAGCCATTGAGCCTCTCAAAATGTTGGTTTAGCTGTTATAGGTATATCAtgcacaaaagaaagaaaatagagaaaaaatctCAAACATGCAAAGTTGTTTAAATATGAAAACACATTTCGTAGTTATATGTCAAACCGCATATTAATATTCAAAGCACATTAAATAAAACAAACTCTACGGAAACATAGTTTTCAGAAAAGTTGGGGTCTAATAAATAATAGTTAAAACTGTAAATGTCTGCATGGTATAGAGTATCAGTAATAAGCAACCATATGAAATGATATTCTGACATGTAAACCAAGGTTTCCTAACCAGTATGGGATGTCTTACCGGTCAGAAATCCAGTCAGTATGGTATCACACCATACTGACAGGTGCCAGTCGATGAGAAACAAGAGGAGAAAAGCACTGGGATAGCCCTTCTCTATTTTAGCCCATGACAAGCCCAGAACCAGCAGGATCTGGTCTCAACAGATCCAAACCGGCTGTTCCACTTGATTTGGACCAGTTCGTAGCTTGTCCCAGGCTGAAACCAGAAACCATCCTGATTCTGCACTGATTCGGTTTGGTACACCCTAAACTGCATGGTTTGGGACAGTTCTGCCTTCCTTGATATGACCAATAACCTGGAAACTAACATGACTTATGTTGTGCTGGCCAGTCCCAGCACAGTAGATATTGCAGAATAGTAAGAGATCCCCTATCGCTAATATTAACAAGTCACTTAGgttatagaaaaggaaacaaCAAAACAAGAATGGAGGAATAAAAAcataagaaagagagagagagagagagagaggagaaactGCATGGACTCAACATCCAGTGTGTTCATTTCTGCCACATTAAGCTCTTTTGTGACCAAGTATAAATATGAATGACCCTAATAAGCAGCTAATCACCTATTAAGCGGCATACAATAGTTTTGTACTGACCATTATAACAAGCAGAAAAACATGCCCGCCAACATGTTATTTATGAAAACAATGAATTTACAGTAGAGAAATGACGGAGTTCAGAACTCCCAATTGAAGGATTAACTTGGAAGAACCAATTATCTATCCTACAAAAGACCTAATGTGAACTTATTGATGATTTGATCTTTCATGTTACTGGACAGTGATCACTTCCTTATATTCAACCTTCTTCCAGATACAATTTTTTcagcattgatgtgtttgaTTCCTTCATGAAAGATGAGATCATCAAATACGTGTATTTCCTAGTCATCACACTATAACTTACAAACATGCAGCTTGAAAGTTACATCCCACTACAAAGCAACTACAACATGACTTCACAGTATGTGCCTAACTAGGTATTCAGGTTCAATCACTGAAATGTTTGATAACTAGTAGTTAATCCGCTGGAAGGAAATTAATTCACATAGATGTTTCTGTCATTTTTACCCCAACAAAAGTGTTCTCATCCAAAGAATACATACTAATCAATCAATAGAGACTTTCCAGAAGCATGCAGAAGTTGCTTAGCAACAACGACTCCCACAGAAATTATCTGGCATGTTACTTTGACATAAATAAAACTCCTCAACAGAATTCTATACCTTCTTCACACATTCAGCAATACTACCTTGCATCTTCGTTTTGTAGTAAAACTTATAAGGAACGTACCAATCTACTTCCAAGCATCTCCATtcttataaatataaaatatttgtaacattgtatactataccATGTCAGTAAGACATGGCCAGAGTACAgcagttcaaaaaattctgccATGTGTATTGTTCTGTGCCAATCCCTATCAGCCTGTATTGTACATGCTAATTATATCATTGTATGCCAAATTTTGTGCCTACCATGAACCTAAACAAACCTAACAGCCCCCTTGTATTTTTGGCACTTCAAGTTTGTTTTAAGCATAAATCTACTACTTTGTGGTTTTAAAGGGCCAATTTCTGAATCAAACGTGCAAGTGGAAAACATCCTTTCATGTCAAATAAATCATTGCACAGCAATATTCATTGTCTTCTTAACAACAAAAATCAACATGTTATGGAAATCATTAGAAATAGTATCATCATATACAGTACAATTGTTAACATAGAAAGAAATACCAAAACATATTTTAGCCACTAAAGTAATGTTGTAGTGGAAAACTAGCATGTCAACTTTCAAAGCAAAATTCACAACTACAGGATGTGTATATATACAATGAAAAGGAATTTGATCACAAATATGAGAACTATAGGATGGTGAGCTTGATGTACAATTTAGTTATAAAGCACAGGCTCTGAAATGAGAAGTGAAAGGAAGCTTAAAAAGTAAAACCAATGGATAATTACATTTAAGATGGTATGGATCTGTTTTTATACATTAAGTATAATTTATACCGTAAATTCATTTCCCAATGCTGTAAAGAATGCCAGTTGACCCAAAGATTTGAACAGAAGTACTAAGGAATGCCATGATGAACTTaagtattttaaaaataaatacgaATCAATGAACAAGAACAAACAGCATATCTTAACTCAAATGGATAGGTTAAGATCCATTGATAGCGTTGTCCCTACACTTTCTACACAAGAGAGATCAACAGAACGATCTTATCTCTAATTAAAAAGATATACATATCCCTTTATTATTTATAGCATGAACTTGTAATTCCTGTGTTGTTAACATGTAAATTCAGCCCACGCAGCGTACATGATAAATAGCAAGTTACATGGATGCACAGGGAAATATTTAGGGATGCAACAGGCAGGGCTCAAGCCAGCCCAACCTTACGCAGGTCCGAATCAAACCCATGCAAGTATGCCTAAATCCTAGCAGTCCAAAAGACAATACTTTAGCCAGGCTCGAGCTAGCTCAGGCCTCAAATCTGAAGGACTGAACTGGCCTATACCAGGGGCAAGGGAGACAGCGAAAGAGAAGACTGCCATGAGATGATAGCAGAGCAGCAGATGACTGTAACCCAGATCCCTCAATTTAGCCTAACATACCCACACCCAACATTTAAACATGGATATTGGTATAGGCAGATGAAGAGACACAGAGGCAATTGTTGCAGTGGTGGCAGCCATCAAGAGGAGAGAGACGTTCAATATGATTTCAGTCCTGGCTTAGCTAACCATGTTTCATTTCAGCAGTTTCAATAACATCAACTTCAGGTTCAAGCAAATATACtagatataattttaaaatatattgtaTTCTTAAGGTCCATCTGGTGGTTTTAAAGCAAATATAATGTTAATGCAAACTGACCCCATACAAGTCCATCctctttttgaaattttttcccTCATTTGTACCCATGTGTATTGAGGCATACTGATCCCATAAAAGCCCCGTGTGGCATACCGTACCAAAATGGACCATGACTGGAACATGGTTATAGTTTGTGGAAATTAATATCCTTTCCCCatcatattatattttgtttaaaaCAGTTGTCAACTACAAAGCAATGCTACATGTAGGTAAATAATATTAGGTGAATATCGTATGCATTTATGTCCATCATAGGGAATATGGAAAACAAGAAGCCATAATAGTCGTAGAATTCATTTTTCATGCAAAGAAAAAGTGGACTTTATGGATGAATTGACTTACAGACCTTTACTTGCTTGATGTGAGGAACAGGAACAATAAATTCACCAACATCCATATCTCCAATTGATCTTGATAGACACAAGCCACCTGGCCAGCACCTGAGAGGGCCAACCTGAAAAACCAGTGTTCCCTATTAAGTCAGATAGCCAAACTGTTGacccccctaatggattttgatgaatacaaaacactagagtaaaattccattatatcttaacaattcgattgaggaattcatgtgttttacttagaaaattgttaagaaatgtctaggcaagttcccacaatttttatgaatttattgaagaatattttgagctaaagaaaaagttcagggacagccgagacgtctcctgatagtttcagagacgtctctggcacaaacaggaagaactggcacacttggagtcgtccccggcacctgccgagtcgtccccgcgttagcggagtcgactctctcagaagcggagtcgactctctcagtggcggcagaaagacgtttctcaagggatatgcgcgagacgttcccgctgtacgcggagtcgtccccgcaagcaaaaaggagactccccgagacgtccccaagatggcggagacggctctctcagggttttccagagaatggtttttgcggttataaggaagcggagtcgactctgagatagcggagtcgtccccacgcataaagtggacacaagcggagacgtcccctgaaagagcggagacgactctctcagggaattccagagggcaagtttttcggagacaaagaagcggagtcgtccccactcaaaaagcacagacaaggcgagacgtccccgtaaagtgccgagtcgaccccagataaagtaaaaagtaaaatcctgtaggtgagacgtctctcgctgtagcggagacgtccccggagcgcctgggacgcgactgacagcttttcaggtttgattttgaatttcaaatccttctctttttgtctctaacggctatatttgctttttgggctataaaagggacctcttaagtggttctcaacaactcttcaccaacccaaagcaaaatcattcaagagagaagtttgaaagaaaagctcaagggagtgagtgcatccaaggaaggaaatcaagtactttcaagtctcccaagtgatttcaagctcaaccactctcgcgcgctcgggaatcaaagctcacactcaaccctacgcggtctaccttggaagaatcaacatctcccacgcttccaacggcaaaaagattcttccgggtttcattgttcataagtgctatatttgctttctagagcttttatattcttttgtacactcttttatcgtggtgcttgttcaagtcaagggacttggaacaagggaaaggcgtcccaagcctaagagaaattgggggtttagggtttgttgtgagcccggtgtaaaacaacgagttgggtagtgaactcgcaaaactaccgtactgtaatcttggattatagtggaaatacccaaaggcgctttggggagtggatgtaggagcagtgaaggctccgaaccactataaaaccgtgtgcttgtggttgtcttctcttatccctttatccttgctttagtttatatatttgtgtggtttaatcttaaattagtcaaaaagttttttaaaacacccaattcacccccctcttgggtgaccatctttgggcaacaagtggtatcagagcaggtgctcttatatttcttgaaagacctaaccgtcttagccaaagatctagatgggaacaccctttaacaatgttcctgccgaggggcaagcaaccaatagacctccactcttcaatgggacaaattatacctattggaagactagaatgaaaatcttcattcaagcacaagactatgccttgtggagggttatagtcaagggaccacaagaaccatcacacatagttaatggcattcgagttcccaaacctgaagaggattgggatgagaatgatgataggatggctcaactcaattctagagccatgaactcattattttgttctttagatgcaaatgagtttaatagagtctccacatgtagttccgctaaggaaatatggaataagcttgaagttacccacgagggtacaaatcaagtcaaggagtccaaagtgaacattctagttcacaaatatgagttgtttaagatggaacccaatgaaaccatcacatgcatgtttacacgctttacggatataattaatggtttaaaaagcttgggtaaatcctacactaacccggaacttgtgagtaaaattctcaggtctttgccaaaagcatgggaagcaaaggtcacggcgatcgtagaagccaaagacctcaacaccttggggctagagcaactcttgggctcattgatgacgcatgagctcacgatgaagcaacatgaagaagagttgccgaagaaaaagacaatcgcactcaaggctacctcaagtgtgtgtgaagaagagagcagtgggagtgaagaagaaagccaagatgaggacttggggttgatagttaggaagtttaagaaattcatgagaaggaagaaacccttcccaagaaagaaatttggaggtagaaatgattgggaaaaagaaaaggaaaaagaaagagatccaatcatatgctatgattgcaagagaccgggacacattcgttccgaatgccctcaacaaaacaagtattttggaaagaagaagaagaaggcattgaaggcaacatgggatgatagtgacacatcatcctccgaggaagagaaggaagagaccgccaatttatgcttcatggcgttcgaggacgacgaggtatgtcaaaacccaaccataaattttactttagaagaattgtatgaagcttttcaagaacttatgggtgattgtagtatgttaggagcaaaaaataaagaattaaaagcctccaatcaaaaactaaaggaagacattgaaaacctattaattgaaaaggagagcgttaaaaatattaatactactaacctagaaattaagaattcaaaacttagtattgaaaatgaaaagggaaaaacagtaattaaggaattaaatctaaaattaaaatccctattcgatattaatacctcacttgcacaaaatgttgaatctcttaaaaaagataaggaagaactagtcaaagaaaatttgaatcttaagaatgaggtacataagtacaaaccaattgttgaaaaattcacacaaagttctgaaaaattaaatctcattctttcaaatcaaagagccgtttttaataaagccggattaggttataaaactaataaacaacaaaagtatctaaagaatttctttgtaaaagcgaaagatgtaaaaactgaaaaacctacatgctttcattgtggaaagactgGACATAAagtctactcttgtattcaaagaaaaatccaaactaacaagagtacatttgtgaaagccaaaaacat
Coding sequences within it:
- the LOC103712499 gene encoding probable protein phosphatase 2C 12 isoform X3 codes for the protein MAAKAAGNQTVPLAVLLKRELTSEKIEKPDILHGQASQSKKGEDFTLLKSDCQRIPGDGVTTFSVFALFDGHNGSAAAIYAKENLLNNILCAIPSDLSRDEWLAALPRALVAGFVKTDKDFQTKAHTSGTTVTFVIIDEWVVTVASVGDSRCILESAEGSIYYMSADHRLEANEEEVERITASGGEVGRLNVVGGAEVGPLRCWPGGLCLSRSIGDMDVGEFIVPVPHIKQVKLSNAGARLIISSDGVWDALTSEAALNCSRGLPADVAANQIVKEAVQVKGLRDDTTCIVVDILPPEKVTPAVPSQKRQGMGVFKNMFRRRSCESTSHSDRGYSQPDVVEEIFEEGSAMLAKRLDAEYPVRNMFKLFICAVCQVEMKPGEGISVHAGSSQHGKLRPWDGPFLCRSCQKKKEAMEGKRPSRDSSSRRSTGSR
- the LOC103712499 gene encoding probable protein phosphatase 2C 12 isoform X2, coding for MAAKAAGNQTVPLAVLLKRELTSEKIEKPDILHGQASQSKKGEDFTLLKSDCQRIPGDGVTTFSVFALFDGHNGSAAAIYAKENLLNNILCAIPSDLSRDEWLAALPRALVAGFVKTDKDFQTKAHTSGTTVTFVIIDEWVVTVASVGDSRCILESAEGSIYYMSADHRLEANEEEVERITASGGEVGRLNVVGGAELSNAGARLIISSDGVWDALTSEAALNCSRGLPADVAANQIVKEAVQVKGLRDDTTCIVVDILPPEKVTPAVPSQKRQGMGVFKNMFRRRSCESTSHSDRGYSQPDVVEEIFEEGSAMLAKRKLQQTLVVLNCCRGASMNPENPLGKQESYLVHSNTISCNQEGIGYKLKSNVSRTGTGHRTSCSAGRVSTGPCRAVPSLHRHSARGGVEGERERKRERRRREGGRLAATVAGAAGEGSFSLFPSLLPPAMVFVFVAGTVPVSSRDGSEWPEPPGSGRFRRPCSRVKLILSPIYLL
- the LOC103712499 gene encoding probable protein phosphatase 2C 12 isoform X1; protein product: MAAKAAGNQTVPLAVLLKRELTSEKIEKPDILHGQASQSKKGEDFTLLKSDCQRIPGDGVTTFSVFALFDGHNGSAAAIYAKENLLNNILCAIPSDLSRDEWLAALPRALVAGFVKTDKDFQTKAHTSGTTVTFVIIDEWVVTVASVGDSRCILESAEGSIYYMSADHRLEANEEEVERITASGGEVGRLNVVGGAEVGPLRCWPGGLCLSRSIGDMDVGEFIVPVPHIKQVKLSNAGARLIISSDGVWDALTSEAALNCSRGLPADVAANQIVKEAVQVKGLRDDTTCIVVDILPPEKVTPAVPSQKRQGMGVFKNMFRRRSCESTSHSDRGYSQPDVVEEIFEEGSAMLAKRKLQQTLVVLNCCRGASMNPENPLGKQESYLVHSNTISCNQEGIGYKLKSNVSRTGTGHRTSCSAGRVSTGPCRAVPSLHRHSARGGVEGERERKRERRRREGGRLAATVAGAAGEGSFSLFPSLLPPAMVFVFVAGTVPVSSRDGSEWPEPPGSGRFRRPCSRVKLILSPIYLL